In Mycobacterium sp. JS623, one genomic interval encodes:
- a CDS encoding acyltransferase yields the protein MGGKRPNVFVSLFAWLLPSSALKTWVLRRLGNEIGENAFLGPNLVWNCGNFSVGDDTIVDPFNLFKGLARVELGSRVRIGRYNQFSAVPAYQQFSDKVGLFIMRDISLVTNRHYIDCSGQVIIGHHAAVGGMRTIIQSHEFDLAASGATIGKVTVGEYAMTGACCLLLKDSFVPPYSVLAAGTVMSRQRENGDARRGLYGGVPAKFIRELPDLDWYRDDDVVRPVKPFDDAAFRLDGS from the coding sequence ATGGGTGGTAAGAGGCCAAATGTGTTCGTTTCGCTGTTTGCGTGGCTACTGCCATCCTCGGCGTTAAAGACCTGGGTCTTGCGCCGGTTGGGCAACGAGATCGGCGAAAACGCGTTCCTCGGGCCAAATTTGGTATGGAATTGCGGAAACTTTTCGGTGGGTGACGACACCATCGTCGATCCCTTCAACCTGTTCAAAGGCCTGGCGCGCGTCGAGCTGGGCTCGCGAGTGCGCATCGGCCGCTATAACCAGTTCTCCGCGGTGCCGGCCTATCAGCAATTCAGCGACAAGGTCGGTTTGTTCATCATGCGTGATATCAGCCTGGTCACGAACAGGCACTACATCGACTGCTCGGGGCAAGTAATCATCGGTCACCACGCTGCCGTGGGGGGGATGCGCACCATCATTCAGAGCCACGAATTCGACCTCGCAGCGTCCGGTGCCACCATCGGCAAGGTCACCGTGGGGGAGTACGCGATGACGGGTGCCTGCTGTCTACTTCTCAAGGATTCGTTTGTGCCGCCGTACTCCGTTCTCGCCGCTGGCACCGTGATGTCGAGGCAGCGGGAAAACGGCGACGCCAGGCGCGGGCTTTACGGTGGAGTCCCGGCGAAATTCATCCGGGAGTTGCCTGACCTGGACTGGTACAGAGATGACGACGTGGTGAGGCCCGTGAAGCCGTTCGACGATGCTGCCTTTCGGCTGGACGGGTCATGA